A region from the Streptomyces sp. 3214.6 genome encodes:
- a CDS encoding response regulator transcription factor has protein sequence MTGAALRLLLADDHAVVRAGLRALLEGEPDLEVVAEASAGEEAVRLAAALVPDVVLMDLRFAGGGGAGIDGIEAVRRLRVAVPDVPVVMLTSYSGRVDVVRALEAGARGYVLKAGPPEELFRAVRGAAAGALGLAADVVGELVAQVPAPERVLSGREVEVVRLLADGLSNRSIAEALFLSEATVKTHLVRVYRKLGADNRASAVSEAVRRGLLDLA, from the coding sequence GTGACCGGCGCCGCGTTGCGTCTGCTGCTGGCGGACGACCACGCCGTCGTCCGGGCCGGGCTGCGCGCGCTGCTGGAAGGTGAGCCGGACCTGGAGGTGGTCGCCGAGGCGAGCGCCGGGGAGGAGGCCGTGCGGCTGGCGGCTGCGCTGGTCCCGGACGTGGTGCTGATGGATCTGCGGTTCGCGGGCGGCGGCGGGGCCGGGATCGACGGGATCGAGGCGGTGCGCAGACTGCGGGTCGCGGTGCCGGACGTCCCTGTGGTGATGCTGACGAGTTACTCGGGGCGGGTCGATGTCGTGCGGGCGCTGGAGGCGGGGGCGCGGGGCTATGTCCTGAAGGCCGGTCCGCCCGAGGAGCTGTTCCGGGCCGTGCGCGGCGCGGCCGCCGGAGCGCTCGGCCTCGCCGCGGACGTGGTGGGTGAGCTGGTCGCCCAAGTGCCCGCTCCGGAGCGGGTGTTGAGTGGGCGGGAGGTGGAGGTGGTGCGGCTGCTGGCGGACGGGCTGAGCAACCGTTCCATCGCCGAGGCCCTGTTCCTGAGCGAGGCCACCGTCAAGACGCACCTCGTGCGGGTCTACCGCAAGCTGGGCGCGGACAACCGCGCGTCCGCGGTGTCGGAGGCGGTGCGCCGGGGGCTGCTGGACCTCGCGTGA
- a CDS encoding sensor histidine kinase, translating into MSDHAPVPSSVRTARGSRGALARLSHLTFFLVVGAGLVRLEQLRIGLCWDIVSVSGLLALVYAGGLAAWDRLGRFGRPVWIAALLALWTVLVLLAPASLTAAYVWCAVPLACVALRALGRRAAAVAVAALTVVLAGQLIRSGGQFDPEIVLIPVAAVWGTVSLYRTQQRDAAERLRLVEELRGTRDVLARQQREAGVLAERTRIARDLHDTLAQELAGGVMLLQAAERDWDTRPDVARTRVRAVADGLHANLAETRRIIRDLTPSAVDEAGLEGALRLLCARAQAEGAAARVRFRSLGAPRPAVDGRTAATLFRVAQSTLANVREHARAGNVLVTLHRHADRVELEVRDDGAGFDAARGAFASGPGRGLGLPAARTRLRECGGDLEVGSAPRRGTWVRATVPTSSPVRPPVGAPSAVAGR; encoded by the coding sequence GTGTCCGACCACGCTCCCGTCCCTTCCTCAGTGCGGACCGCCCGCGGAAGCCGGGGAGCGTTGGCCCGTCTGTCGCATCTGACGTTCTTCCTCGTCGTCGGCGCCGGTCTCGTGCGGCTGGAGCAGCTGAGGATCGGTCTGTGCTGGGACATCGTGTCCGTCAGCGGGCTGCTGGCGCTGGTGTACGCGGGTGGGCTCGCGGCGTGGGACCGGCTGGGGCGGTTCGGTCGGCCGGTGTGGATCGCGGCGCTGCTGGCGCTGTGGACGGTGCTCGTCCTGCTCGCTCCCGCGTCGCTCACCGCGGCCTACGTGTGGTGCGCGGTGCCGCTGGCCTGTGTGGCGCTGCGCGCGCTCGGCCGCCGGGCGGCCGCGGTGGCGGTGGCCGCGCTCACGGTCGTGCTGGCCGGTCAACTCATCCGCAGCGGCGGTCAGTTCGATCCGGAGATCGTGCTGATCCCGGTGGCCGCGGTGTGGGGCACGGTGTCCCTCTACCGCACGCAGCAGCGCGACGCCGCCGAACGGCTGCGGCTCGTGGAGGAGTTGCGGGGCACCCGGGACGTCCTCGCCCGGCAGCAGCGTGAGGCCGGGGTGCTGGCGGAACGGACCCGGATCGCCCGGGACCTGCACGACACACTGGCCCAGGAACTCGCCGGCGGCGTCATGCTGCTGCAGGCGGCGGAGCGTGACTGGGACACCCGTCCGGACGTGGCGCGGACCCGGGTCCGGGCCGTCGCCGACGGTCTGCACGCCAACCTCGCGGAGACCCGCAGGATCATCCGCGACCTGACGCCGTCCGCCGTCGACGAGGCCGGTCTGGAAGGCGCGCTGCGGCTGCTGTGCGCTCGCGCGCAGGCGGAAGGGGCGGCGGCCCGGGTGCGGTTCCGGTCGCTGGGCGCGCCCCGCCCCGCCGTGGACGGCCGGACGGCCGCGACCCTGTTCCGGGTCGCCCAGAGCACCCTGGCCAACGTGCGCGAACACGCCCGCGCCGGGAACGTCCTGGTCACCCTGCACCGGCATGCCGACCGGGTGGAGCTCGAAGTACGGGACGACGGAGCGGGGTTCGACGCGGCCCGGGGCGCTTTCGCTTCGGGTCCGGGCCGCGGGCTCGGACTTCCGGCGGCCCGGACCCGGCTGCGCGAGTGCGGCGGCGATCTGGAGGTCGGCAGCGCGCCCCGACGGGGTACCTGGGTGCGGGCCACGGTGCCCACGTCGTCGCCGGTCCGGCCGCCGGTGGGCGCGCCGAGTGCGGTGGCCGGCCGGTGA
- a CDS encoding ABC transporter substrate-binding protein, with protein sequence MSGFPSRRRLLATGAGAALGLGALGAAPASAATATASSTSPRRTGSGAEESRSLDELYQAALAEGGKLVVYAGGDTPTQQDGTKAAFLKAFPGIDLKLIVDYSKYHDVRVDNQFATGTLVPDVVQLQTLQDFTRWKAQGRLLHYSPAGFSKVHEQFKDPQGAWVAIGAIGFSFMYGTAAVGSDAPRTPLDLVDPKWKGKIASSFPHDDDAVLFLYSLYVKHYGWDWVAKLAAQDVRFARGSNSPGEAVGSGQYAIGVGGSGAPLGTGPVKWVLPDSAPFMAWGQRAAILKAAKNSTAAKLYLNWQLSTAVQQNSFSGWSVRTDVTPPTGLKPVWEYRNANVDGFPRFMSDRAEVERLKQTFALYFGEVKGEPTPGVLGLHPGA encoded by the coding sequence ATGTCCGGATTCCCCAGCAGAAGGCGTCTCCTCGCGACCGGGGCGGGCGCCGCCCTCGGCCTCGGCGCCCTCGGCGCCGCCCCCGCGTCCGCGGCCACCGCGACCGCGTCGTCCACGTCCCCCCGTCGGACCGGTTCCGGCGCGGAGGAGAGCAGGTCGCTCGACGAGCTGTACCAGGCCGCGCTCGCGGAAGGCGGCAAGCTCGTCGTCTACGCCGGCGGGGACACCCCGACCCAGCAGGACGGCACCAAGGCGGCCTTCCTGAAGGCCTTCCCGGGCATCGACCTGAAGCTGATCGTCGACTACAGCAAGTACCACGACGTACGCGTCGACAACCAGTTCGCCACCGGCACCCTCGTCCCCGACGTCGTCCAGTTGCAGACCCTGCAGGACTTCACCCGCTGGAAGGCCCAGGGCCGACTGCTGCACTACAGTCCCGCCGGGTTCTCGAAGGTCCACGAGCAGTTCAAGGACCCGCAGGGCGCGTGGGTCGCCATCGGAGCGATCGGCTTCAGCTTCATGTACGGCACGGCCGCTGTGGGTTCGGACGCGCCGCGCACGCCGCTGGACCTGGTCGACCCGAAGTGGAAGGGGAAGATCGCCTCGTCGTTCCCGCACGACGACGACGCCGTCCTGTTCCTGTACTCGCTCTACGTCAAGCACTACGGCTGGGACTGGGTGGCCAAGCTGGCCGCGCAGGACGTCCGCTTCGCGCGCGGCAGCAACTCGCCCGGCGAGGCCGTGGGCTCCGGGCAGTACGCGATCGGCGTCGGCGGCTCTGGCGCGCCCCTGGGCACGGGCCCCGTGAAGTGGGTCCTGCCCGACAGCGCCCCGTTCATGGCGTGGGGCCAGCGGGCGGCGATCCTCAAGGCGGCGAAGAACTCCACGGCCGCGAAGCTCTACCTCAACTGGCAGCTGTCCACGGCCGTCCAGCAGAACTCGTTCAGCGGCTGGTCGGTGCGCACCGACGTCACTCCCCCGACGGGTCTGAAGCCGGTGTGGGAGTACCGCAACGCCAACGTCGACGGCTTCCCCCGTTTCATGTCCGACCGGGCCGAGGTGGAGCGTCTGAAGCAGACGTTCGCGCTGTACTTCGGCGAGGTCAAGGGCGAGCCGACGCCGGGCGTGCTCGGGCTGCACCCGGGGGCGTGA
- a CDS encoding helix-turn-helix domain-containing protein, which translates to MKELAGRLTALDPDAGAAVQVIAYFDRLAESRAGVEALVRGAAVLAGVPARLVDADRRVRIRVEADGARRDTDLPPDPAWPSTGLTPDGAPALWLERTGAVPSVVDAVILERAAGAARLVLDRTRGRAPLDDPALVETLLDATAPEPARLHAARRLGLDPAAPARALATPGGRPRVLPADARDAVPAGRAGVGPAVPVPDLPRSWAAARTALRFTADGTAQDPGPRVVHADELGGVALLADLVVPGAEPPPDVHAVEAAAADAPWLLATLYAVTATASLRAAAAEANVHHSTLQDRLVHAEHLLGWPVRTPQGRLRLHLALTMRRLARP; encoded by the coding sequence ATGAAAGAGCTGGCCGGGCGCCTGACCGCGCTGGACCCGGACGCCGGAGCCGCCGTGCAGGTCATCGCCTACTTCGACCGGCTCGCCGAGTCGCGGGCCGGAGTGGAGGCGCTGGTGCGCGGAGCCGCGGTGCTGGCCGGGGTGCCCGCGCGGCTCGTCGACGCCGACCGGCGGGTGCGGATCCGGGTGGAGGCCGACGGGGCCCGCCGGGACACGGACCTGCCGCCGGACCCGGCCTGGCCGTCCACCGGTCTGACGCCCGACGGCGCTCCCGCGCTGTGGCTGGAACGCACCGGCGCCGTGCCCAGCGTCGTGGACGCGGTGATCCTGGAACGGGCGGCCGGCGCGGCACGTCTGGTCCTCGACCGCACGCGCGGACGGGCCCCGCTCGACGATCCCGCGCTTGTCGAAACCCTCCTCGACGCCACGGCCCCCGAGCCGGCCCGGCTGCACGCGGCCCGCCGGCTCGGCCTCGACCCCGCCGCCCCGGCCCGCGCGCTGGCCACGCCCGGCGGCCGGCCCCGGGTGCTGCCCGCGGACGCCCGGGACGCGGTGCCCGCCGGCCGGGCCGGTGTCGGACCCGCCGTGCCGGTGCCGGACCTGCCCCGGTCCTGGGCCGCGGCCCGCACCGCGCTGCGCTTCACCGCGGACGGCACCGCGCAGGATCCCGGGCCCCGGGTCGTGCACGCCGACGAGCTCGGCGGCGTCGCCCTGCTGGCCGACCTCGTCGTGCCCGGCGCCGAGCCGCCGCCGGACGTCCACGCGGTCGAGGCGGCAGCCGCGGACGCCCCCTGGCTGCTCGCCACCCTGTACGCCGTCACCGCCACGGCGAGTCTGCGGGCGGCAGCCGCCGAGGCGAACGTCCACCACTCCACCCTCCAGGACCGGCTGGTGCACGCCGAGCATCTGCTGGGGTGGCCGGTGCGCACACCCCAGGGCCGGCTGCGGCTGCACCTCGCGCTGACGATGCGGCGGCTGGCGCGGCCGTAG
- a CDS encoding alpha/beta hydrolase, which translates to MTYVPPPFDPELAAALELIKEMIQPGMTPEDIEVIRQGPGIELLAELDLTADGAFEVEDRTVPGPEGAAEISLLICRPTSPAPDRPRPVVYHVHGGGMVLGNNRVGVDVALDWARELDMVVVSVEYRLAPEHPHPAPVEDVYAGLLWTAEHAKELGGDPERIVIAGASAGGGLSAALALLLRDRGGPRPLGQMLMCPMLDDRNDTPSSHQMAGLGVWDRTANETGWGALLGERRGGPDVSPYAAPARAEDLSGLPPAFLDVGSAETFRDEVVAYATRIWQAGGIAELHVWPGGFHGFDGFAPQAALSRSARAAHLDWLRRLLAE; encoded by the coding sequence ATGACGTACGTGCCGCCGCCCTTCGACCCCGAACTCGCCGCCGCCCTGGAACTGATCAAGGAGATGATCCAGCCGGGGATGACCCCCGAGGACATCGAGGTCATCCGGCAGGGACCGGGGATCGAACTGCTCGCCGAGCTCGACCTCACCGCGGACGGCGCCTTCGAGGTCGAGGACCGCACGGTGCCCGGCCCCGAGGGCGCCGCCGAGATCTCGCTGCTGATCTGCCGGCCCACCTCTCCGGCCCCAGACCGGCCGCGTCCGGTCGTCTACCACGTGCACGGCGGCGGCATGGTCCTGGGCAACAACCGGGTCGGGGTGGACGTCGCCCTCGACTGGGCGCGGGAACTGGACATGGTGGTGGTGTCCGTGGAATACCGGCTGGCGCCCGAACACCCGCATCCGGCGCCCGTCGAGGACGTGTACGCCGGTCTGCTGTGGACGGCGGAGCACGCCAAGGAGCTGGGCGGGGACCCGGAGCGGATCGTGATCGCCGGAGCGAGCGCGGGCGGCGGCCTCAGCGCGGCACTCGCCCTGCTGCTGCGCGACCGGGGCGGTCCGCGGCCGCTCGGCCAGATGCTGATGTGCCCGATGCTGGACGACCGCAACGACACCCCCTCCAGCCACCAGATGGCGGGCCTCGGCGTCTGGGACCGCACCGCCAACGAGACGGGGTGGGGCGCCCTGCTCGGCGAGCGGCGCGGCGGACCGGACGTCTCCCCGTACGCGGCGCCTGCCCGCGCCGAGGACCTGTCCGGGCTGCCCCCGGCCTTCCTCGACGTGGGCTCCGCCGAGACCTTCCGGGACGAGGTCGTCGCCTACGCCACCCGGATCTGGCAGGCCGGCGGGATCGCGGAACTCCACGTCTGGCCGGGCGGTTTCCACGGCTTCGACGGCTTCGCGCCGCAGGCCGCGCTGTCCCGGTCGGCCCGCGCGGCCCACCTGGACTGGCTGCGCAGGCTGCTCGCCGAGTGA
- a CDS encoding TerC family protein — MNISLSVWLLTVAALCALVAVDFVIGRKPHDVSVREAGIWTVVWVVLACLFGFGVFLFGGGRPTGEFFAGYITEKSLSVDNLFVFVLIMGKFAVPSQYQQRVLMVGVLVALVLRAVFIAAGAAIISTFSWVFYLFGAFLIWTAWKLIQDAKKGGHEDEYEENKLLKSVEKRFGVADRYHGTKLWVEQNGKRVMTPMLVVMLAIGSTDVLFALDSIPAIYGLTDDPYIVFTANAFALMGLRQLYFLIGGLLKKLVHLSYGLSIILGFIGVKLLLHALHESGVHVPEIGIPFSLGFIVLVLAVTTLTSLRAAKRQEAAGEAAAEPETGALRDGSTA, encoded by the coding sequence GTGAACATCTCGCTCTCCGTCTGGCTGCTGACCGTCGCCGCCTTGTGCGCGCTCGTCGCCGTCGACTTCGTCATCGGCCGCAAACCGCACGACGTCTCGGTCAGGGAGGCCGGCATCTGGACGGTCGTCTGGGTCGTCCTGGCCTGTCTGTTCGGTTTCGGCGTGTTCCTCTTCGGGGGCGGGAGGCCTACGGGGGAGTTCTTCGCCGGGTACATCACGGAGAAGTCGCTGAGCGTGGACAACCTCTTCGTGTTCGTCCTGATCATGGGCAAGTTCGCGGTTCCCTCGCAGTACCAGCAGCGGGTGCTGATGGTGGGCGTGCTCGTGGCCCTGGTGCTGCGCGCGGTGTTCATCGCCGCCGGCGCGGCGATCATCTCGACGTTCTCCTGGGTGTTCTACCTCTTCGGCGCCTTCCTGATCTGGACGGCCTGGAAGCTGATCCAGGACGCCAAGAAGGGTGGGCACGAGGACGAGTACGAGGAGAACAAGCTGCTGAAGTCGGTGGAGAAGCGTTTCGGCGTGGCCGACCGCTACCACGGCACGAAGCTGTGGGTCGAGCAGAACGGCAAGCGGGTCATGACCCCGATGCTGGTAGTGATGCTGGCGATCGGCTCCACCGACGTGCTGTTCGCCCTCGACTCGATCCCCGCCATCTACGGGCTGACCGACGACCCGTACATCGTGTTCACCGCCAACGCGTTCGCGCTGATGGGCCTTCGGCAGCTGTACTTCCTCATCGGCGGCCTGCTGAAGAAGCTGGTCCACCTCAGCTACGGCCTGTCGATCATCCTCGGCTTCATCGGCGTCAAGCTGCTGCTGCACGCGCTGCACGAGTCCGGGGTGCATGTGCCGGAGATCGGCATCCCGTTCTCCCTGGGCTTCATCGTGCTGGTCCTCGCGGTCACGACCCTCACCAGCCTGCGGGCCGCCAAGCGCCAGGAGGCGGCAGGAGAGGCCGCGGCGGAGCCCGAGACCGGGGCGCTGCGGGACGGCTCTACGGCGTAG
- a CDS encoding FkbM family methyltransferase, with protein sequence MRTLYRRLLDLMPRAGVRVTDLGPGTAVVSRGGGPYEATRADKDTWVLRRTGDSARAGVARGAAVRLGDTATLLLMDAPERLDERRLQLAAAEYLCTQHVAAMLELYGVNCVFDVGANTGQYAKRLRGLGYTGRIVSFEPTSETFARLEKAAAHDPDWHVYQCGLGREETRAQIHVGWQTMNSLLSASDYGKGRYSRFAKADTEEIRIRRLAEVMDEALEGLAEPRPYLKMDTQGYDLEVFAGAGERIAEFAGMQSEVAVLKLYDGSPGMGEAVAVYEAAGFGITGMYPVTREATTGRVIEFDCVLMRADAAPTP encoded by the coding sequence ATGCGCACCCTTTATCGACGACTGCTCGACCTGATGCCCCGTGCCGGCGTCCGGGTGACCGATCTCGGGCCGGGGACGGCGGTGGTCTCGCGGGGCGGCGGCCCGTACGAGGCGACCCGTGCGGACAAGGACACCTGGGTGCTCCGGCGGACGGGAGACAGCGCGCGGGCCGGGGTCGCCCGGGGCGCCGCCGTGCGGCTGGGCGACACCGCCACCCTGCTCCTCATGGACGCCCCGGAGCGGCTCGACGAGCGCAGACTGCAGCTGGCAGCCGCCGAATACCTCTGCACCCAGCACGTCGCCGCGATGCTGGAGCTCTACGGCGTGAACTGCGTCTTCGACGTCGGCGCCAACACCGGCCAGTACGCCAAGCGGCTGCGCGGGCTCGGCTACACCGGCCGGATCGTGTCCTTCGAGCCGACGTCCGAGACCTTCGCCCGGCTGGAGAAGGCCGCCGCGCACGACCCCGACTGGCACGTGTACCAGTGCGGGCTGGGCCGCGAGGAGACGAGGGCGCAGATCCACGTCGGCTGGCAGACGATGAACTCCCTGCTGTCGGCGAGCGACTACGGCAAGGGCCGCTACAGCCGGTTCGCGAAGGCCGACACCGAGGAGATCCGCATCCGCCGGCTGGCGGAGGTCATGGACGAGGCGCTGGAGGGCCTCGCCGAACCGCGTCCCTACCTGAAGATGGACACCCAGGGCTATGACCTGGAGGTGTTCGCCGGAGCCGGGGAGCGGATCGCGGAGTTCGCGGGGATGCAGTCCGAGGTCGCCGTGCTGAAGCTGTACGACGGCAGCCCCGGCATGGGCGAGGCCGTCGCGGTGTACGAGGCCGCCGGGTTCGGCATCACCGGCATGTACCCCGTGACCCGCGAGGCGACCACCGGCCGGGTGATCGAGTTCGACTGCGTGCTGATGCGCGCGGACGCGGCGCCTACGCCGTAG
- a CDS encoding NADPH-dependent FMN reductase — MSVRILALVGSLRAGSTNRQLAEAAVKVAPEGAEVDLFEGLAEIPFYNEDLDVEGSIPATAVKLREAAQAADAFLLFSPEYNGTIPAVLKNAIDWLSRPYGAGAFGGKPVAVVGTAFGQFGGVWAQDEARKAVGIAGGKVIEDLKLSIPGSLTRFAETHPVDDAEVAAQLTEVVARLHGHAGEVAAA; from the coding sequence ATGTCTGTCCGCATCCTCGCGCTCGTCGGCAGCCTCCGCGCCGGGTCGACCAACCGCCAGCTCGCCGAGGCGGCCGTCAAGGTCGCTCCCGAGGGCGCCGAGGTCGACCTCTTCGAGGGCCTGGCCGAGATCCCCTTCTACAACGAGGACCTCGACGTCGAAGGCAGCATCCCGGCCACCGCCGTCAAGCTGCGTGAGGCCGCCCAGGCCGCCGACGCCTTCCTGCTCTTCTCCCCCGAATACAACGGCACCATCCCGGCCGTCCTGAAGAACGCCATCGACTGGCTGTCCCGCCCCTACGGCGCCGGCGCCTTCGGCGGCAAGCCCGTCGCCGTGGTCGGCACCGCGTTCGGCCAGTTCGGCGGCGTATGGGCGCAGGACGAGGCCCGCAAGGCCGTGGGCATCGCCGGCGGCAAGGTCATCGAGGACCTGAAGCTCTCCATCCCGGGCTCCCTGACCCGCTTCGCCGAGACCCACCCGGTCGACGACGCCGAGGTCGCCGCCCAGCTGACCGAGGTCGTGGCCCGGCTGCACGGGCACGCGGGCGAGGTTGCGGCCGCCTGA
- a CDS encoding TetR/AcrR family transcriptional regulator has protein sequence MSALLPPCPDPEETTGEPELLQLGSPDDEPCLRADAARNRARLLCAAARLIAEHGAAGVTMEAVAAAANVGKGTVFRRFGDRTGLLTALLDHSEKMFQAAFLSGPAPLGPGAPPVERLRAFGVALLRRAVDELDLQLAAEPSPERRYSVPVRRVHHSHLMMLLRQAVPDADAELLAHTLMGYLNPVLVHHLTRQCGLPPARLEAGWSDLVDRVTSIPA, from the coding sequence ATGTCCGCCCTGCTGCCGCCCTGTCCGGATCCCGAGGAGACCACTGGCGAGCCCGAGCTGCTGCAACTCGGTTCGCCGGACGACGAGCCGTGCCTGCGCGCCGACGCGGCCCGCAACCGGGCAAGGCTACTGTGCGCCGCCGCCCGGCTGATCGCCGAGCACGGGGCCGCCGGAGTCACGATGGAAGCGGTGGCGGCGGCCGCGAACGTGGGCAAGGGCACCGTCTTCCGCCGCTTCGGCGACCGCACCGGACTGCTCACCGCGCTGCTGGACCACTCCGAGAAGATGTTCCAGGCCGCGTTCCTGAGCGGCCCCGCGCCGCTGGGGCCGGGCGCGCCGCCCGTGGAGCGGCTGAGGGCCTTCGGCGTCGCCCTGCTGCGGCGCGCCGTCGACGAGCTGGACCTGCAGCTCGCCGCCGAGCCCAGCCCGGAGCGCCGCTACTCCGTGCCCGTGCGCCGCGTCCACCACAGTCACCTGATGATGCTGCTGCGGCAGGCGGTGCCCGACGCGGACGCCGAACTGCTCGCCCACACGCTGATGGGGTACCTCAATCCCGTTCTCGTCCACCACCTGACCCGGCAGTGCGGGCTGCCGCCGGCGCGGCTCGAGGCCGGCTGGAGCGACCTGGTCGACCGGGTGACGTCGATCCCGGCGTGA